The genomic stretch CTTAGAGAGCTGGCAGTCAGCCATGGTAAGAAGGTAGTTGAAAACGAAGTTTATCTGGAGCATTTTCGTAAACGAGGAAAAGAAGTAGAACATTTCTTAAAAGATGTAATCGGCAGGGATAAAAGGTATATGTTTGAAGATGAGAGCGGCAGCACCTTAACCCTTTCGCTGGAGGCAGCTCATGAATTACTTGAAAAGACAGGCCTGACTGGTGCTGATATTGATATGATAATTCTATCCAGCCAGCTGCCGGAGTACACTGCCCCTCCTACTTCAATAAAAATACATGCAGCCATTGGCGGTAAAAAGGAATGCATCTGTTATGATGTGAATTCCAATTGCTGTGGCATGGCACTGGCCTTAGAGCAGGCAGCAAAATATATGGCACTGACGCCCCATGTAAACAGAACCCTTCTTGTCGGCTGTGATTATATTAATATGATGATAAACGAAGAGGAAGAGAATCTGTACGGACATTATGGAGACGCAGCCTGCGCTGTAATCCTTGAAAAGACAGAGGAGGACTGTGGTCTGGTAGATTCTGTTTGTACTGTCAAATCAGAGGGAGTGGATGTGGCTTTATTTCCTGGCTGCGGCTTC from Anaerocolumna sp. AGMB13020 encodes the following:
- a CDS encoding 3-oxoacyl-[acyl-carrier-protein] synthase III C-terminal domain-containing protein, whose translation is MVKFRLRELAVSHGKKVVENEVYLEHFRKRGKEVEHFLKDVIGRDKRYMFEDESGSTLTLSLEAAHELLEKTGLTGADIDMIILSSQLPEYTAPPTSIKIHAAIGGKKECICYDVNSNCCGMALALEQAAKYMALTPHVNRTLLVGCDYINMMINEEEENLYGHYGDAACAVILEKTEEDCGLVDSVCTVKSEGVDVALFPGCGFSNIFHVENKADMLIDFTPPTEDVPESAIESIQTLLDRNGLTKDDIRMFCFSQYALINIRKIRELMDIKEENSLYIGYEYGYTGTSSPFITLYESMERGMVKRGDYIIIWTIGCGSQNIGLLCKL